Proteins encoded together in one Orcinus orca chromosome 13, mOrcOrc1.1, whole genome shotgun sequence window:
- the LRRTM1 gene encoding leucine-rich repeat transmembrane neuronal protein 1, translated as MDFLLLGLCLYWLLRRPSGVVLCLLGACFQMLPAAPSGCPQLCRCEGRLLYCEALNLTEAPHNLSGLLGLSLRYNSLSELRAGQFTGLMQLTWLYLDHNHICSVQGDAFQKLRRVKELTLSSNQITQLANTTFRPMPNLRSVDLSYNKLQALAPDLFHGLRKLTTLHMRANAIQFVPVRIFQDCRSLKFLDIGYNQLKSLARNSFAGLFKLTELHLEHNDLVKVNFAHFPRLISLHSLCLRRNKVAIVVSSLDWVWNLEKMDLSGNEIEYMEPHVFETVPHLQSLQLDSNRLTYIEPRILNSWKSLTSVTLAGNLWDCGRNVCALASWLSNFQGRYDGNLQCASPEYAQGEDVLDAVYAFHLCEEGAEPTSGHLLSAVTNRSDLGSPAGPATTLADGREGQPDSTPELATVALPGGEHAENAVQIHKVVTGTMALIFSFLIVVLVLYVSWKCFPASLRQLRQCFVTQRRKQKQKQTMHQMAAMSAQEYYVDYKPNHIEGALVIINEYGSCTCHQQPARECEV; from the coding sequence ATGGATTTCCTGCTGCTCGGTCTCTGTCTATACTGGCTGCTGAGGAGGCCCTCGGGGGTGGTCTTGTGTTTGCTGGGGGCCTGCTTTCAGATGCTGCCCGCCGCCCCCAGCGGGTGCCCGCAGCTGTGCCGGTGCGAGGGGCGGCTGCTGTACTGCGAGGCGCTCAACCTCACCGAGGCGCCCCACAACCTGTCCGGCCTGCTGGGCTTGTCCCTGCGCTACAACAGCCTCTCGGAGCTGCGCGCCGGCCAGTTCACGGGGTTAATGCAGCTCACGTGGCTCTATCTGGATCACAATCACATCTGCTCGGTGCAGGGGGACGCCTTTCAGAAACTGCGCCGAGTTAAGGAACTCACACTGAGTTCCAACCAGATCACCCAACTGGCCAACACCACCTTCCGGCCCATGCCCAACCTGCGCAGCGTGGACCTCTCGTACAACAAGCTGCAGGCGCTCGCGCCCGATCTCTTCCACGGGCTGCGGAAGCTCACCACGCTGCACATGCGGGCCAACGCCATCCAGTTCGTGCCCGTGCGCATCTTCCAGGACTGCCGCAGCCTCAAGTTTCTCGACATCGGATACAATCAGCTCAAGAGTCTGGCGCGCAACTCTTTCGCCGGCTTGTTCAAGCTCACCGAGCTGCACCTGGAGCACAACGACTTGGTCAAGGTGAACTTTGCCCACTTCCCCCGCCTCATCTCCCTGCACTCGCTCTGCCTGAGGAGGAACAAGGTGGCCATTGTGGTCAGCTCGCTGGACTGGGTATGGAACCTGGAGAAAATGGACCTGTCGGGCAACGAGATCGAGTACATGGAGCCCCATGTGTTCGAGACCGTGCCACACCTCCAGTCCCTGCAGCTGGACTCCAACCGTCTCACCTACATCGAGCCCCGTATCCTCAACTCCTGGAAGTCGCTGACGAGCGTCACCCTGGCCGGGAACCTCTGGGACTGTGGGCGCAACGTGTGCGCCCTGGCTTCGTGGCTCAGCAACTTTCAGGGGCGCTACGATGGCAACTTGCAGTGCGCCAGCCCCGAGTACGCACAGGGCGAGGACGTCCTGGACGCAGTGTACGCTTTCCACCTGTGTGAGGAGGGGGCCGAGCCCACCAGCGGCCACCTGCTCTCCGCCGTCACCAACCGCAGCGACCTGGGATCCCCCGCCGGCCCGGCCACCACTCTCGCTGACGGCAGGGAGGGGCAGCCCGACAGCACGCCTGAGCTGGCTACCGTGGCCCTCCCCGGCGGCGAACACGCCGAGAACGCTGTGCAGATTCACAAGGTGGTCACCGGTACCATGGCcctcattttctccttcctcatcgTGGTCCTGGTGCTCTATGTCTCTTGGAAGTGCTTCCCAGCCAGTCTCAGGCAGCTCAGACAGTGCTTTGTGACGCAGCGCAGGAAGCAAAAGCAGAAACAGACCATGCATCAGATGGCTGCCATGTCTGCCCAGGAATACTACGTTGATTACAAACCGAACCACATTGAGGGAGCCCTGGTCATCATCAACGAGTATGGCTCGTGTACCTGCCACCAGCAGCCCGCCAGGGAATGCGAGGTGTGA